One genomic segment of Clostridiales bacterium includes these proteins:
- a CDS encoding DUF2089 domain-containing protein, translating to MTNNILSICPVCGEKLCITSLYCDKCGTKIEGQFQLDKFSYLSAEHKYFIEIFLKCRGNIKEVEKELNISYPTVRSKLNDVIAALGYKIESQDKPGTDKKEVLDMLSKGEISYEEALKMMDRE from the coding sequence ATGACAAACAATATATTATCGATATGCCCTGTTTGTGGTGAAAAACTTTGCATTACATCGCTATATTGCGACAAATGCGGCACTAAAATCGAAGGCCAGTTTCAACTGGATAAATTCAGTTATCTATCGGCAGAGCATAAGTATTTTATAGAAATTTTTCTAAAGTGCAGAGGAAACATAAAAGAAGTGGAAAAGGAGCTTAATATCTCCTATCCGACAGTAAGAAGCAAGCTTAATGATGTAATAGCAGCCCTGGGCTATAAAATCGAGTCTCAGGATAAGCCCGGAACAGACAAAAAAGAAGTATTAGACATGCTGAGCAAAGGTGAGATAAGTTATGAAGAAGCATTAAAAATGATGGATAGGGAATAA